The Vulcanimicrobium alpinum sequence CATCCGCTCGCGCAGGAACGCGACATAGTCGCGGACGCCGTCGTCGCCGGCGGTGAAGCGCTGCAGGTCTTCGGTGAGGACGAATTCGGCGCCGGGGACGATCGCGCGGATGCGCGCCATCGCTTCCTGCTGCGCGAGCGTCTGATGGACCATCGAGCGGCCGAAGGCGTGGTCGTCGGCGAGGTTCGGAAACCACACCCCGTAGAGCGTCGCGAAGCGCGCCGTGGTGAGAGGCTCGTTGATCGGCGTCCACCGGCGGACCCACGGAAACGCCCGTGCAACCGCCTCAGCGTAGTCGGCGAAGAGCGCCGGGAACGCCGGGTCGAGCAGGTCGGTGTAGCGCGGGCCGCTGCCGTGATGCAGCAGCGTGACGATCGGTTCGATCCCCGCGTCGCGCAGCAGGCTCAGACGCCGCTCGGCCCAGCGCAGATCGATCTCCGCGGGATCAACGGGCGCCGCGCGCTCCCACAGCACCGGGGTGCGCGACGCGTCGATCCGCAGCGACGCGAGCAGCGCGACGTCGCCGTCGCGCCGATCGTGTCCCGTCAGCGCGAGCTGATCGACGATGCGGTTCGCGTCGACCCGCGCGACCGTCGGTTCGGGCGACGCCCAAACCTCGAAGCCGCGGGCGTTAGAGCGCGACAACGGGGGACGGACGGGTGCCGAGCCAGGTCGCGAGATCGGTCTTGACGTCGATGTGCGTCCCGTCGCGCAGCTCGCGGCGGAACTCGCCGAACAGACCGAACGCTTCGGCGAACGCGTCGTGCTTGTGGATCGACTCGTAGTTCACTTGGCTCGCGCCGATGTACGTCGTGTCGGGGAAGTCCGCGTACATGTCGAGCGCGCGCGCGAGGATCCCGCGCACGACGTCTTCGACGAACTTCGGGTTGTGATGCGCTTTGTTGACGATGAAGAACTCGTCGGGACGCTTGAGCAGGTCGTACGTCTCGCTCGACATCGACGACTCGACGATCTCGACGAGATCCTCGGCGCGGATCTCTTCGGCGAACGCCGCGTCGGCGCCGATGTACACGCCGCCGCGTCCGCGCTGGTTGTGCGTCGCGACTGGCAGCGCGTCGAGCGCGCGCGTCGCGTCGGCTTCGCTGAATCCGGCATCCATCAGCTCGCGCAGGCTGTGCTCGCGCACCATCAACTGGGCGCACGGGCAGGCCGTCATCCCTTCGGCTTCGACCCCGACGATGCGGCGCGTACCGTGGGCGTCGGCATGCGCGATGCTCACCAGCGTGTACGTCTCCTCGGTGCGCTTCCCGCTCACCGGCGTCCAGCGCTCGAGTCCGAAGTCGGCGCGCAGCCGCACGTCGGCGCGTAACGCGCCCTGCGAGCGCACGATCTCGCGCGCGATCTGCTCGGTGAGGTGCTCGACGCGCGAGGGCTTCTCGCGCCGGTTAAGCACGTCGAGCGTGGCCGCTTCCAGCAATTCGGAGAAGCGCGACATATGCACGCCGGCCTTGTCGGGCGCGAGGTCGGCGACCATCGTGAAGTCGCCGTGGAAGAGCCGCTCTTCGCCGCCGACGTTGAGCCGGATCAGATGCTTCACCGACGAGACGCCGACGCGGTTGAGCGAGAGGCGCACGTCGGGTGCCTCTTCCTGACGATTGGCGATGAAGTGGACCGCGCGCGCCTTGCGCTGGACCCAGCGCTTATCGACCTTTTGCGCGAGCGCCGAGATCGTCTCGCCGCTGCGCGGCTCGACGACGTCGGGCGCGATCTCGGCGAGCGGGATCAGGTTGAACGCGCGCCCGGCGAGATACGGGTGCGGCACCTCGAAGCGCCCGAAGTCGGCGACGAGCCCGTCGATGAGCAGGATGTCGATGTCGATCGGGCGCGCATCGAGCGGCGTGCGCGTCTGGCGCCCGATCGCGGTTTCGATCCCGCGGACCACGGCTTCGAACGCCAGCGGTTCAAGCGTCGTCGCAAGCTTGGCGGCGACGTTGAGGAACGCCGGGCCGGCGACGCCGCCGGCGGGCGCCGTCTCGTAGTACGAGGAGACCGCCTCGACCGTCGCCTCGCGACGAAGGCGCTGCAGCGCGCCGAGGATCGTGCTTTGCCGATCGCCGAGATTCGATCCCAGACCGACGTAAACCGTGGGCATACTCGCTCTTAGACCGCCGGCGAGCGTTCCAAGTTGCCCGCCGCCTCCGGCGTGCCGGGCATCGCGGGCGCAATTGCCAGGGCGCGCCGGCGTTCGGGCGCGGTCGCGGCCATCATCCGGGCCAATTGCACCGTCTCTTCGACGTCGTGCACCCGCAGGATGCGCGCGCCGGCGCTGATCCCAATCGCCGCCGTCGCGAGCGAGGGAACGAGCAGTTCCTTCGCCGGCCGATCGAAGACGCGCCCGATGAAGCTCTTGCGCGAACTGGCGAACAGTATCGGAAAGCCGAGCGCCCTTAGTTCGCCGAACCGCTCGAGGATCTCGAGATCGGTCTGCGGCTCCTTCCCGAACTCGAGCCCCGGGTCGATCGCGATCGCGTCGCGCGCGACGCCGGCGGCAATCGCGCGTTCGGTGCGTTCGTGCAGAAACGCGACGATCTCGGCGAGCGCGTCTTCGTAGACGTACGCCTGCGGATCGCGTTTGTTGAGCTCGCCTTTGAGGTGCATGACCACCAGGCCGGCGCCGTGCGTCGCGACGACGCCCGCGAGGTCGGGATCGGAGAGGCCGCTGCAGTCGTTGATCAGGTGCGCGCCGGCGGCGAGCGCGGCGTCGGCGACGCTCGCCTTGAACGTGTCGATCGAGATCGCGACGTCGATCCCGGCGTCGACGATCGCCTGGACCGCGGGGACGACGCGGTCGCGCTCTTCGGCGGCGGCGATACGCGGGTTCCAATGCGCGTAGGACTGTCCGCCGACGTCGACGAGCGACGCCCCCGCGGCCGACATCGCGCGCGTTTTCGCGACGGCGGCGTCGACGCCGCTCACGCGCTCGTAGAACGAATCCGGCGTGACGTTGACGATCCCCATCACGCGCGCTTCGTCGGCGACATCGAGCGTGCGCGCGCGGAGGCGCAGCGGCGACGGCTTCTGCGCGCTGCGCCGCAGCGCAGCGCGCAGCACGTCGATCGTCGCACCGGCGTGCGGCACGGCGGCGCGCGCAGCATCCAACTGCGCGACGCTCGCGCCGACCAACATTTCACGGCCGGCGTCGCACACCACGGCGCCGGCGCCGCGCAGCGCCGCGCGCACGTCGCCGGCGAGCGGTCCGTCGACGGCGATCACCGCGGCATCGGCGGCGGCCGCGAGCGCGCGGGCATCGCCGGGCGGCAGCGCGCCGCCGTAGCGTTCGGCGAGCGAGTCGGCGGCACGGGTCACGAGCGAGCGGGCGATCACAACGGATCGTTCGACCCGGATGCGCCGTTCTCAGGTTCCCGAGGTTTGAGGGCCTCGGCGGTGCGGGCACGAGCGTGAGCCGGTGAAGACGAGGAGAGAGACGTGGCAGCATCGGCGCGCAAGCCGGCCCTGCGCAAGGGGACGAAAGTGGAATGGGACGCCTCGCAAGGCACCGTCAAAGGAACCATCAAGAAGGTCGTCACCTCGACGACGCGCGTGAAAAAGGCACGTCGCCAAGGCGTCGCCCGAGCATCCGGAAGTGCTGGTGAAAAGCGACCGCACCGGCGCCGAAGCGGTGCACCTGCCGAGCGAACTGCGCAAGCGCAGTTGACGCCGCAGCGCCGCAGCGGCGCGCTAGATGTTGCGGATGTTCTGCGCGCTGAGCACGCCGTGGACGCGAGCGTGCAGGTCGAGCAGGTGCGCGCGGGTCCCTTCGTCGCTCGCTCCCGCGGCGCCGCGGACGAGCCGTTCGTCGAGTCTGGTGAGCTGGTAGCGCGCCAGCGCCTGCGTCTCGCGCGGCAGGCCCAGCTGATCGGCGAAGAGCGACGGGAGCGCCGCGATCTCCATCTCCAGATCAGCGAAGCGGCGCTGGAGTTCGCGATGCGCCGGCGTGATCGACCGGCTGCCGACGTCGTCGAAGACCGCCGCGTTCGTCCAGGCGTAGAGATCGGCGAGCGTCATCGTCTCGCCGGGGCGCCGCACCTTCAGCTCCTGGTCCGCGACGCGCGCGAGCGTGAGCGGCGAGAACATCTCCGCGATCACGTCGTCCTGCACTTCGCCGATCACCTCGCGGATCGGGAAGTCGGGACGGACGATGCGGTTGGCGCCCCAGTGCACGCCGTAGCGCGTCGGAGCCGCCGCGTTCAGGAGTTCCGGCGGGTAGCGGAACGCGCGCGACGAGAGAATCGAGCGGTCGATCAGGCCGAAGGCGCGCCGCTGTTCGGCGCGCGGAATCGAAGCGAACGGCAGCGGCGCGCCCGGCTGATCGCGATGCGAGCGCGAGGTGTAGATTCCGCCGACGTACTTCGACGCGAGCAGCCCCGCATCGAGCTGATCTTCCAGTACGGTGATCAAACCGGTCCGCAGATCCTGATAGGTGCGCGTATCGCCGCGGTAGTGCCGCGTGAGCCCCTGCGTCACCGCGTCGTCGACGCGCAATTGCTCGTCGATCGAGGCCAGCGGATCGCTCCCCAGATCGAAGCGCTGAATGCGCGGATCGATCGAGAGCACGCTGGCGTCTTCGTCCGTCCCGTACGCGAGCCCGGGCTGGGTGGAGCGCGCGGCGATTCTGCCGAGCGCGACGCGCTCGTCGGCGGAACTCCGCACGTTGGGGAAGCTGCGATAGCCGTATTCGATCGCCCACTCGTCGTAGACGCCGACGCGCGTCGGGAAGTAGTCGGCTTGCCGCATCCCCGGCGCCGCGATGTTGGCGGGCGTGTAGTCCATGACCGAGGCGGTAGTGCCGTGCACGCGCGTGAACGCCGGATCGTGCAGTTGGGCGGTGCCGTACGCCGTCGAGCCGCGGAAGTTGTGCCGCAGTCCGAGCGTGTGGCCGACTTCGTGCATCACCGTGGCGTAGAGCCACTCCTGCGCGTAGCGTTCGCGGTCGGCGGCGGTCGCACGCGGATTCTGCGCCAGCATCAGCGTCCCGAGCGCCGCCTGGGCGACCGAACCTTCCTGATACGCGCACACCCGGGCGTCGTCGTCGCCGTCACCGTCGGTCGGTGCGCTCACTGTCAAACCCAGCGCCTTCGCTGCGTAGGCGTTGCGCGCGGCCGCCTGCTGAGCCGGCGCGATGCGGTCGACATAGCCGCGCTTCACGCCGCGCAGCGACTCACCGTCGATGACGACCTCGGCGCGGATGATCTGTCCCGTGTCGGGATCGCTCACGTGCGGACTGTAGGCGCTGAAGTCGGGCTGGACCGACGTGATCCAGCGAACCGTCGTGTAGCGCGCGTCGTCGGGGTCCCAGTTCGGATCGTTCGGCGGGTCTTTCACGACGATCGCGTGCGGCCGGCCGACCTTCGCGAACGCTTCGTTCCAGGCCAGGATCCCGCGCCGGACGGTCGCGCGATACTCCGTCGGGATCTCGTTGGTCAAATAGAATGTGATCGGACCGTCGTCCAGATTCCAGCGATCGATGAACCGCTCGAACGGCGTCACCGCGGCGTCGTTGCCGTAGCGGCGGCGCGCGGTGATGAAATAGCCGATCCGGTCGTCGGCGAGACGCGGCACGAAACGCGGGTCGCGTTCCGGCGGCGCAACGATGCTGTAGTGCATCACCACCGGGATCCCGCGCCCGTCGGGGACGGTCGGCAGCGCGTTCGCCGGCCCGTTGAACGCCAGGTTGACGCTCACTTCGTCGTTGCGCGGTAACGCTTTGGTCGCGCCGTAGTACGACTTGCTCGCATCGACCGAGAACGACGGCCGCACGCTGAGCACGAGCAGCCCCGGCAGCGACGGCGGCGTCACGCCGCGCCCCAAATCGCTCCCCACCCCCTCGAAGTCGGTCAGGAAGATCGACGGCGAGACGACGGTATGCTTCTTCTCCGGATCCTCGGCGACGATCGGCGTCGAGAGAATCACCGAATCCGCAACGCTGATCGCGAGCGAGTTCGCCGCCGCCGACCCCTTCTCGGCAACGTACCGGGTGTTCGGCGTAATCCACAACACCCGCTTGCCGACGCGCTTGAACGTGACTTGCAGCGGATCGTAGACCCGCCCCGCAAACGCCCCGCTCCCGACCCCGCGCTCGATCGACGGCAAGATGATGTACGTGCGATCGAAATTCTCCGGCTTCAGATCGAAGTACAGCTCTTCGTCCTTGCGCAGCAGATCGATCACGCCCGCCTGCGGAGCAATCCCCTTCGCAAACGCCGCATATGACTGCGGATTCCCCAGCGTCAGCCCGAGCGGCAGCGCACTCGCCGACGGCGACGCCCCACCGTTCACCCGCACGCCGCCGGGACCCGGCGACCCCTGCGGCTCCGGCGAGGGCGTCCCCAGCGGCGAGACCGGCACGGGCACCGGCGTCCCGCTCGCCGCCGCCTTCGGCACCGCCGAAGGCGCAGCCGAAGCCGCCGCTGCCGCAGGAACCGCGTTCCCCGCACCCTGCGCAGCGGCAAACGACGCCGTCACACTCAACGCAGCCACCAAACAAACCGCCACAAGCCGCACCATCGAGCCGGAAAGATTCCACACCCCACCCGCCAAGCCCGCCGCGCGCCCCCCGGGCCCGACCATGTCGGCGCCTGCGGTGCGCGGCTGCGGCGGGCACTCTGAACGAGCGCAGGCCCGGAGGGCCGAGAGCGACGTGAAGACGTAGCGTTCGTCGCGCACGACGCGCGAGGAACGCGTGCCCGCCGCGACCGCACACCGCAGGCGCCGACCGCCACCACCGACCCCGCTCAGCGCGGCGAGAACGTCCAATTCCCGGCGTTTGCCGTTTGCGTGATGAACGAGGGCGTGAACCCCCCGAACCCGTCGCGCAGCGCCGAGATCTTCACCGGCGATCCGAGAAAGTGCAGTGGCACATCGCGCACCAGCAGCGCTTCGATCCGCGCGTACGCGCGTTTGCGCGCCGCCGGTTCGTACGACGCGAGCGCCTCCCGCTGCGCCGCGTCCATCGCTGCGCTGCAGTAGAACGAATGGTTGTAGCCCGCCGGCGGCCGGTCGGCGCAGAGAAATTGGCCGCTATCGTCGGGATCCATTCCCGCGAACCAGCCGTACAGCGCGATGTCGTACTTGCCGCGCGGCAGGATCCCGCCTTGCGACGCCGGCGCATCGTAGATATCGCTGTTGTAGGAGTGCACGTCTGCCCGCACGCCGATCGAGGCGAGTTCGCTCTGCAGGAGCACCGACTCACGGCGGTAGCTCTGCGAGGCGCCGAAGATCGCGAGGTCGAGACGGAGCGGATGCGCCGGCCCGTACCCGGCTCTCGCGAGCAGCGCACGCGCCGCGGCGGGATCGTGCGGGATCGGCGCGAGGTGCGGATCGGCCGCCCACAGCACCGCCGGCAGATCGGCGATCGCGCGCTGGTAGAAGCCGTAGACGACGTTGCGGCGAAACGCCTGCGCGTCGGCGACGAGCGCGACGGCGCGGCGGACGCGCACGTCGGCGGCCGGCCCGCGGCCGTTGTTCATCATGATCCCCCAGTACCCGTTGATCGGCGTCGTCGCGAGCGTGACGTGCGGGATCGTGCGCGCGAGCGCCGCCGCGTTCGCGGAGAGGTTGATGAGGCCGTCCAGTTCGCCCGTGCGCAGTCCCACGAGCTGCGTGTTCTCGTCGGCGATGAACCGCACGCGCAGGCGCGCGATGTGCGGCGCGCCGCCCCAGTACTGCGCGTTCGCTTCCAGATCGACGCGATCGCCGCGCTGCCACGACACGAACCGGAACGGTCCCGTGCCGACGGGATGCTGGGCCAGCGGCGTGCGCGACGCGTCGCCGCCGGTCAGCAGATGCGCCGGCGAGAGATAATACGGAGCATCGCTCTCGGCGAAAACGGTTCCGACGAACGGCGCGAACGGTCGCTTGAGACGGAAGCGCACCGTGAGCGGATCCGGCGTTTCGACGCGCGAGACGACATCGTAGCCGTGGCGCGTCTCGACCGGATTCGCCGCGTTCATCACCGCGCGAAACGACGCCGCGACGTCGGCGCTGGTGAACGGCGAACCGTCGTGCCAGCGGACGCCCGAGCGCAGACGGTAGGTGATCGTGAGGCCGTCGCGGCTGATCCCACCGTTCGCGCGCGTCGGAACGGCTGCCGCAAGGGCGGGGATCGGATTGCCCCGGGCATCCGACGAGATCAGCGGATCGTAGATGAGCCGCAGCATCTCGTTGTCGTCGACCGACTGGCCGAGGAACGAGACCAGCGTGTGCGGCTCGACGACGAGCGCGATGCGCACCGGCGCCGAGCCGTGGCCCGGCGCCGCCGCCGACGACGGTGCGGAACCCCCGCAGCCCGCTGCCGCGAGCAGCGCGATCAGCGTGACGACGCGGCGCAGCACCTCAGTCGGGCTCGCCGAAGAGCGGGTGCACGTTGCGTTCGCCGCGGTGCAGGTAGTCGACGCCGTCCATCCACGCCGGCCGCGGCGCGCCCATCAGCCAGTAGTCGAACCACTCGTCGAGATGCACGGTCCAGTACTTCTGCGCTTCTCGGCCGCGCAGATTGTGGTCTTCGCCGTCGAACGAAAACAGATACGCTTCCTTGCCGAGCCGCCGCATCGCGGTGATGTACTCGATCCCTTCGAACTGCGGTACCGCCCCGTCGAGTTCGTTGTGGATCGTCAGATACGGCGTCGTCACGCTGCGGATCCCGAACAAGCCGGAATTCTCGAGGTAGAGATCGGGGCGTTCCCACGGCGGCGCGCCGATGCGCGACTGGCCGCGTTCGTACTGCGATTCGCGGACGTTTCCGCTCTCGAGCCGGATCCCGCCGTACGCGCCGATCATGTCGTCGACTGCCGCGCCGGCCTCCACCGCGCGGAAACGGTGCGTCTGCGTGATCAGATAGTTGATTTGGTACGCGGCCCACGAGTGTCCCGCGATCGCGAGCCGCTTCGGGTCGACGTATCCAGTCGCGATCGCGGCGTCGACCGCCGGCATGATGCAGTGCAGCGCGCTGCGCCCGGGATGCCCGGCGACGTACTTCACGTCGGGAAGCAGCATGACGTACCCGCGCGAGACGTAGCGCGCAAAGTTCGGGCTCGTCCCCGGCGCGGGCGTGCTGTACGTGTGGAACGTACCGGTGAAGGTCTCGTAGAAATACGTGAGCAGCGGCGCGGCACGGTTCTTCTGCAGGCCGTCGGGGACGATGAGGATCGCGCGCATCGGTGCCCCGTCGCACGCGCGATAGGAGATCAGCCGTTCCGTTCCCCACCGGTAGTTTTTCTGCTGCGGGTTGGCGTCCGTGACTTGCACCGGCGCTGCGAACGACGCGTCGGTCGCCCACAGATCGCGAGAACGCCGGAACGACTCGCGCGAGAACACGTAACGATCGGCGCGGCGCGCGGCGAGCGGAGGCTGCGTGTAGCGGTGCAGGCTGTCGTTGAAGACGGTGCGCGTCCCCTGCACGATCTCGTCGGCACGGAAGAGCGACTGCGGGACGCCGCCGCCGGCGGGGAGCCGGGCGTACCCGCTCGCGTAGGTGCGGGTATCGATCTGCGCGAGAAGCAGTGGAGTATCGAGCGCGTATGCGTCCGCCTCGCGATCCGGCTGCACGGCGGAATAGACGGTGCGCGCCGCGCGGCCCGCACCGCGCGTGAGATTCGTCGCTGCGCCGGTCTCGGGGTTCGCCAGCCAGATGTCGTACTGGTCGTACAGCAGCACGCCGCGATCGCCGGCGATCCAGCCGCCGGTGCCGTACGGCGGCGGCGGTGCAGGATGATCGTCGTCGACGTTCCAGAACGCGATCGGCGCGCGCGTCGCGAGCATCGTCCGTTTGCCGTCGGCGGTGCGGATCGCTGCCCAGTGCCGCGACCGTTCTTCCCACAGCAGCGCGTAGCGGCCGCCGGGCGAGAGCGATCCTTCCTGTGCCCCACGCGCGAGCAGCCGCCGCCCGCCGTCCGCGAGCGCGACCGCGTACAAGTCGGCCCGGTCGTCCGCCGTCCACGAACGGGAGCGGCGATACGCGCGGTAGTCTTTGCCCAGCGCGACGGCGGGGTTGCGATTGACCTCGACATCGCGCAGCGCGGGCGAACCCAACTGCGCGAAGCGCTGCGCCGCGACGTCGTAAACGGCGAGATACGTGCGCTTGCGTTCCTGCTCGGCGTCGTGCTTCTGCTGCGACTGCAGCACGTCGTCGTGCCACGTCCACAGATCGACCTTCATCGGCTCCGGCGTCCCGGACGGGCGCGGTGTCGGCGCCGCCGCGGTTCCGAGGAAGACGCGCGCGCCGTCGCGCGAGAATTCCGGCGCCCGGTCAGCGCTCGGCGCCGTGCCGTCGGCGAGCCCCGGCGTCCCGAGATCGACGGCCTTGCGCGCAGCGAGCGGCGTCGCGCGCAGATCGACGACGTAGAGAGCATCGTGCGGGACATCGCCGGCAAACGACGCGGCGTCGCTGAGAAACGCCAGCGACGAGCCATCGCGCGCGAACGCCGGCTTGCGGTACCGTCCGGCTCCGGTCAGCACGTCGGTGGTCGCGGCGCGCGCGACGTCGTAGACGTGCAGACCGTCACCGCGGCCGTCTTTGGTCTCGGTCGCGTACGCGATGAAGCGGCCGTCGTCGGAGACGGCGATATCGGTCGCATTCGGCGCCGTGACCGATTTCGCGGTTGCGAGATCACGGATCGTCACCGGGGCCGACGGATCTTTCGTCTTGTCGGCTTTGGGCGCCGGCGACGCCGACGCGGATGGCGACGGAGCCGGAGACGCACCGGGCCGCGGCGATGCGGCCGGTGATGCGCTCGCCGCCGGCGCAGCCGACGGCGACGGCGAGGGCGACGGTTCGGCGCGATAGGCGATCGTCGTTCCGGCGTCTTTCGGAACCGCGACGATCTTGACGTCGTCGACGATCGTCGCGCCCGCGGCGCTCTGCAGGTCGAGGATTCCGATCCCGTTCTTCGGCTGCTGCGCTTCGGGCTTCTTCGCTTTCTTCGCGGCGTCGACGTCCTTCTTCGCCGCAACGTGCGTGAAGACGACGAAGCGGCCGTCGGCGGTGAACGCCGGAGCGTTGCCGCGCGGTTCGCGTCGTTCGGCGCCGCTGCGCAGATCGCGCACGACCAGCGTCGGATCGCCGTCCTCGGGCGTCAGCGCATACGCGAGATGCGTGCCGTCGTCGGAGAGGACGGGCGTGCGGATCGCGTTCCAACCGTCATACGCGCGATAGTCGAGCGGCGGCGGCAGTGCTGCGGCGGCCGCCGTCCGCGGCACGGTGGGCAGGAGCGTGCACGCGAGCGCAAGCGCGAGGGTAGCACGGGCGCCGAACATCCGGCGTCCGTACCTCCGCAATCGCTAGGAAACCTGCGTCCCGACCGGCGTCAGCCACGGACCCGGTGCGGCGCGTTCGCCCCGGACGACGGCGTGGTAGGTGGTGCGCAGCCGTTCGGTGATCGGCCCTTCCTGCGCCCAGTGCGTGTCGTCGATCCGCGAGATCGGCACGACCTCGGCGGCGGTGCCGGTGAAGAACGCTTCTTCGGCCTGCTGCAGATCCTCGAGGGTCAGCGGGCGCACGCGGCTGGTGATCCCCGCGTCGCGCGCGAGCGCGAGCACGCTCGCGCGCGTGATCCCCGGGAGGATGTCGGCCTCGGCGTCGTTGGTGATGAGCACGCCGTCGCGCACGACGAAGATGTTTTCGCCCGAACCTTCGGCGACCTCACCGCGATCGTTGAGCAGGATCGTTTCGCCGAAGCCGCGGTTCTGCGCGTCGGCGAGCGCGCGGATCGAGTTCGTGTAGTGACCGCCGGCCTTCACCGTCGAGGGCAGCGCGCGCGACGGCGTCTTCATGAACGGTGAGATCGTCGCGGTGATCGTCGCGACGCCGCCGGCGAAGAGACCGTCGAACGGCAGCACGCCGATCATCACGTGCACGGGACACTCGCGGCCCGGATTCAGACGCACCGTCTCGCCGCCGAAGAACGCCAACGGACGGACGTACGCCGCACTGCGTCCGCTCGCGCGCACCGTCTCGACGATCGCATCCAAAAGTCCCTGCGCGTCGTAGGCGAGCTCCATGCCGTACGCGGCCGCGCCGGCGATCAGCCGGTCGACGTGTTCGCGAAGCCGGAAGATCGACGGTCCGTCCGGCGTCGGGTAGACGCGAATCCCTTCAAACACCGACGAGCCGTAGTGCAGCGCGTGGGTGAG is a genomic window containing:
- a CDS encoding branched-chain amino acid transaminase encodes the protein MTRTATTVWLDGRLLDDDQLHVHALTHALHYGSSVFEGIRVYPTPDGPSIFRLREHVDRLIAGAAAYGMELAYDAQGLLDAIVETVRASGRSAAYVRPLAFFGGETVRLNPGRECPVHVMIGVLPFDGLFAGGVATITATISPFMKTPSRALPSTVKAGGHYTNSIRALADAQNRGFGETILLNDRGEVAEGSGENIFVVRDGVLITNDAEADILPGITRASVLALARDAGITSRVRPLTLEDLQQAEEAFFTGTAAEVVPISRIDDTHWAQEGPITERLRTTYHAVVRGERAAPGPWLTPVGTQVS